Proteins encoded by one window of Cupriavidus sp. EM10:
- a CDS encoding TIGR00730 family Rossman fold protein, producing the protein MKSVCVYCGSSPGFRPEYAVAARALGQTMAEQGLALVYGGGKVGLMGIVADSVLAHGGTAIGVIPDALMQKEVGHRGLTELHVVRNMHERKQMMADRSDAFIAMPGGVGTFEELFETFTWAQLGYHDKPVGLLNVAGFYDGMLAFLNHAVGEGFLKQIHADMLHVSTSPQDLLGQLAAAPRVHVDKWQAGREKT; encoded by the coding sequence GTGAAATCGGTTTGCGTGTATTGCGGGTCCAGCCCCGGCTTCCGGCCCGAATATGCCGTGGCGGCCAGGGCGCTGGGCCAGACCATGGCCGAGCAGGGCCTGGCGCTGGTCTATGGTGGTGGCAAGGTGGGGCTGATGGGCATCGTGGCCGATAGCGTGCTGGCGCACGGCGGCACGGCCATCGGCGTGATCCCGGACGCGCTGATGCAGAAGGAAGTCGGCCATCGGGGCCTGACGGAACTGCACGTGGTGCGCAACATGCACGAGCGCAAGCAGATGATGGCGGACCGGTCCGACGCCTTTATCGCGATGCCCGGCGGCGTGGGCACCTTCGAGGAACTGTTCGAGACGTTCACGTGGGCGCAGCTGGGCTACCACGACAAGCCGGTCGGGCTGCTCAACGTGGCCGGCTTCTACGACGGCATGCTCGCGTTCCTGAACCACGCGGTGGGCGAAGGGTTCCTGAAACAGATCCACGCCGACATGCTGCACGTATCGACGTCGCCGCAGGACCTGCTCGGCCAACTGGCCGCCGCCCCGCGCGTGCATGTGGACAAGTGGCAGGCAGGCCGCGAGAAGACCTGA
- a CDS encoding diacylglycerol kinase, with protein sequence MAKPQPTLPPDPSLHRPTATRVAAEVESEYSIANNPHKGNRGLTRAWHAAINSLSGLRYAVLEESAFRQELTLVVILTPCAFILPVSVVERVMLLGTLLLVLIVELLNSSVEAAIDRISLERHSLSKRAKDFGSAAVMLALILCGGTWIAIGGPHVVRWVGMLMN encoded by the coding sequence ATGGCCAAGCCCCAACCCACGCTACCGCCCGATCCGTCGCTGCATCGGCCGACCGCCACCCGGGTGGCGGCTGAAGTGGAAAGCGAATATTCGATTGCCAACAATCCGCACAAGGGCAACCGCGGCCTGACCCGCGCCTGGCACGCCGCGATCAACTCGCTGTCGGGGCTGCGCTACGCGGTGCTGGAGGAAAGCGCTTTCCGCCAGGAACTGACGCTGGTGGTCATCCTGACGCCCTGCGCGTTCATCCTGCCGGTATCGGTGGTCGAACGCGTGATGCTGCTGGGCACGCTGCTGCTGGTGCTGATCGTGGAGCTGCTCAATTCGAGCGTGGAAGCGGCCATCGACCGGATTTCGCTGGAACGCCACAGCCTGTCGAAGCGCGCCAAGGATTTCGGCAGCGCGGCCGTGATGCTGGCGCTGATCCTGTGCGGCGGGACGTGGATCGCGATTGGCGGGCCGCATGTGGTGCGGTGGGTCGGGATGCTGATGAACTAG
- a CDS encoding TetR/AcrR family transcriptional regulator, giving the protein MEAKPQAGPRRTRDRILDVSLRLFNELGEPNVTTTTIAEAMEISPGNLYYHFRNKDDIINSIFVRFEQEMERRLKMPEDHKATLGESWGYLQYMSEFLWNYRFLYRDINDLLARNRMLETNFKRIVDQKKRFALEICRQFQEDGDMEATPEQVDAVCTNIVVIATYWLSFQFVQHPRQYNDPEQIRGYLHGSSYHIFSILAPYLRGKAREAFDQLAREYAAEKAAAEAAKAEKDKK; this is encoded by the coding sequence ATGGAAGCCAAACCGCAAGCCGGTCCGCGCCGTACCCGAGACCGCATCCTCGACGTCTCGCTGCGCCTGTTCAATGAACTTGGCGAGCCCAACGTCACCACGACGACGATTGCGGAAGCCATGGAAATCAGCCCTGGCAACCTGTACTACCACTTCCGCAACAAGGACGACATCATCAATTCCATCTTCGTGCGCTTCGAGCAGGAGATGGAGCGCCGCCTGAAGATGCCGGAAGACCACAAGGCCACGCTGGGCGAGAGCTGGGGCTACCTGCAGTACATGTCCGAGTTCCTGTGGAACTACCGCTTCCTGTATCGCGACATCAACGACCTGCTGGCGCGCAACCGGATGCTGGAGACCAACTTCAAGCGCATCGTCGACCAGAAGAAGCGCTTCGCGCTGGAAATCTGCCGGCAGTTCCAGGAAGACGGCGACATGGAAGCCACGCCCGAGCAGGTCGACGCGGTGTGTACCAATATTGTTGTAATTGCCACGTATTGGTTGTCGTTCCAGTTCGTGCAGCATCCGCGCCAGTACAACGATCCCGAGCAGATTCGCGGCTATCTGCACGGTTCGAGCTATCACATCTTCTCGATCCTGGCGCCGTACCTGCGCGGCAAGGCCCGCGAGGCGTTCGATCAGTTGGCGCGCGAATATGCGGCGGAGAAGGCGGCCGCCGAGGCAGCCAAGGCGGAAAAGGACAAAAAGTGA
- a CDS encoding glycosyltransferase family 1 protein: MRVMIVTDAWEPQVNGVVRTLKSTRRELEAMGHTVDLLTPLEFRTVPCPTYPEIRLSIMPSAKVRRRIDAFRPDALHIATEGPLGMAARAYAMKHKLPFTTAYHTRFPEYVQARFGVPLAWTYRFLRWFHGPARAVMAPTPVVLKDLHDYGITHGVLWTRGVDLDVFTAQRANVLNTAHPIFLYVGRVAVEKNVEAFLQLDLPGSKWVVGDGPALAALKARYPTANYLGVLKQPELAKVYASADVFVFPSKTDTFGLVLLEALASGLPVAAYPVTGPIDVLGDSPAGVMHEDLREACLEALRIDRATARAHAEKFSWRAASDQFLAHLRPLPSAAGNSDHPESSVAPDHGQAPTHATARSVAASADRHPGGG, translated from the coding sequence ATGAGAGTCATGATTGTCACCGACGCATGGGAACCGCAGGTCAATGGCGTGGTTCGCACGCTGAAGTCGACCCGCCGCGAACTCGAAGCCATGGGTCACACGGTGGATCTGCTCACCCCGCTGGAATTCCGCACGGTGCCCTGCCCGACGTATCCGGAGATCCGCCTGTCGATCATGCCGTCGGCCAAGGTACGCCGCCGCATCGACGCGTTTCGCCCGGACGCGCTGCATATCGCCACCGAAGGCCCGCTGGGCATGGCCGCCCGGGCCTATGCGATGAAGCACAAGCTGCCGTTCACCACCGCCTACCACACGCGTTTTCCTGAATACGTGCAGGCGCGCTTCGGCGTGCCGCTGGCCTGGACCTATCGCTTCCTGCGCTGGTTCCACGGCCCGGCGCGTGCCGTGATGGCGCCAACCCCGGTGGTGCTGAAGGACCTGCACGACTACGGCATCACCCACGGCGTGCTGTGGACGCGCGGCGTCGATCTCGACGTCTTTACCGCGCAGCGGGCCAACGTTTTAAACACTGCCCATCCGATCTTCCTTTACGTGGGCCGCGTGGCCGTGGAAAAGAACGTCGAGGCCTTCCTGCAGCTCGACCTGCCCGGCTCGAAGTGGGTGGTCGGCGATGGCCCGGCGCTGGCGGCCCTGAAGGCGCGCTATCCCACGGCCAATTATCTGGGAGTGCTAAAACAGCCTGAACTGGCAAAGGTGTATGCTTCGGCGGACGTCTTCGTGTTTCCCAGCAAGACCGACACCTTCGGGCTGGTCCTGCTGGAAGCACTGGCCAGCGGGCTGCCCGTGGCGGCGTACCCGGTGACGGGTCCGATCGACGTGCTGGGGGACAGCCCGGCCGGCGTGATGCACGAAGACCTGCGGGAGGCTTGCCTGGAAGCGTTGCGCATCGACCGCGCAACCGCGCGTGCCCATGCCGAGAAGTTCTCGTGGCGCGCCGCTTCCGATCAATTCCTCGCGCATCTGCGTCCGTTGCCCAGTGCGGCGGGCAACTCCGATCACCCGGAATCTTCCGTCGCACCCGATCATGGCCAAGCCCCAACCCACGCTACCGCCCGATCCGTCGCTGCATCGGCCGACCGCCACCCGGGTGGCGGCTGA